The following proteins are co-located in the Candidatus Methylarchaceae archaeon HK02M2 genome:
- a CDS encoding 40S ribosomal protein S25, whose amino-acid sequence MGGVKKKSISQVGKAQALDRRKEKKDVKTHQKSKRDVIMPNIDKKQAFKIFKPMRAVTIYNTAKALNIKVSVASALLKSLVAKGILIKIGGHSGHTVYTIVDTKSESS is encoded by the coding sequence ATGGGCGGAGTTAAGAAAAAATCTATCTCTCAAGTAGGTAAGGCTCAAGCTTTAGATAGAAGGAAGGAAAAAAAAGATGTGAAAACACATCAAAAAAGTAAAAGAGATGTAATAATGCCAAACATCGATAAAAAGCAAGCGTTCAAGATATTCAAGCCTATGAGAGCTGTTACTATTTATAATACAGCCAAAGCTTTAAACATTAAAGTATCAGTAGCATCAGCACTTTTAAAGAGTTTAGTAGCAAAAGGAATTTTAATAAAAATTGGGGGGCATAGTGGTCACACGGTATATACTATTGTTGATACTAAATCTGAAAGTTCTTAA